A genome region from Hymenobacter tibetensis includes the following:
- the pncA gene encoding bifunctional nicotinamidase/pyrazinamidase: protein MKALLLIDIQNDFIPGGTLAVPGGDAIVPLVNALQSRFELVVATQDWHPAGHGSFASSHPGQQPFQQIDLHGLPQTLWPDHCVQATPGAEFHPALDQHRIEAIFRKGTDPTIDSYSGFFDNGHRKATGLTEYLRGRGVTDVYLAGLAADYCVYFSAKDALEQGFQVFFIEDATRAIAAEGYAQAREELLAHGAQFVQAADVR from the coding sequence ATGAAAGCCCTCCTGCTAATCGACATTCAGAATGACTTCATCCCGGGCGGCACGTTGGCTGTGCCGGGCGGCGATGCTATCGTGCCGCTGGTCAATGCGTTGCAGTCACGCTTCGAATTGGTGGTGGCCACTCAGGATTGGCACCCGGCCGGACACGGTAGCTTTGCCAGCAGCCATCCGGGGCAGCAGCCTTTCCAACAGATAGACCTGCATGGCCTGCCCCAAACGCTCTGGCCCGACCACTGCGTGCAAGCCACCCCCGGCGCCGAGTTTCATCCCGCCCTCGACCAGCACCGCATTGAAGCCATCTTTCGCAAAGGCACCGACCCCACCATCGATTCTTACAGTGGCTTCTTCGACAACGGCCACCGCAAAGCCACTGGCCTCACCGAGTACCTGCGCGGCCGGGGCGTAACGGATGTGTATCTAGCTGGCTTGGCCGCTGATTATTGCGTGTACTTCTCGGCCAAGGATGCCTTGGAGCAAGGTTTCCAGGTGTTTTTCATTGAAGACGCTACCCGCGCTATTGCGGCCGAAGGATACGCTCAGGCCCGCGAGGAGTTGCTGGCGCATGGTGCCCAGTTTGTGCAAGCCGCCGACGTCCGCTGA
- a CDS encoding SusC/RagA family TonB-linked outer membrane protein, producing the protein MKHGLLLPAILLCAAAPAWAQQTRQLSGQVLDATTGEGLAGVTVLVKGTTNGASTNADGQFTLSVPTTGEVQITVSYIGYVTQTVTAKDQSNLKIRLAGDTKALDEVVVIGYGQVKKSDVTGAIVSVKEEDIKKAPAANVMESLQGRLPGVDIARTNGSATSGVSVTVRGNRSLTANNGPLFIVDGVQYNSIQDINPNDIQSMEVLKDAASTAVYGSRGANGVIIVTTKRGTSGQPRVTINSYYGQTDVANYPKVSNAEQYVAQKREANRTTGLWNSTADDSKIFTPYELESIANGVSTDWMDLLLRKGIQQEHQIGLSGGSEKTKFYTSFDYFNEQGLFKLDDLNRYSIRFNIDQEINKKITIGLQSQLTYYNQSVRRDPTNQANKINPLLTPYDANGDIAIFPNSGNFINPIIDEVNGNYENNTRTTRTFTTGYASYQILPSLNIRSNLGLTLSNARTGVYLGSNTLDRNGSVPQSSYGTQFITNWSWENIINYNKTFGDHSITATGVTSLLTFNTENSNAQGRNQLLASQLYYNLANANQQIGINSGYEDSKLISFTGRVQYGYKGRYLLTLTGRGDGSSKLAAGNKWAIFPSAAAAWRIIDEEFMKSISTFTDLKLRASYGRAGNYDVPVYSSQSLLTRIPFGYGETSAPGYTFANRIGNPNLGWELSTTTNIGLDFGLFDNRLSGSIDVYDTKTSDLLLDRFLPLSSGVSIITQNIGKTRNKGVEVGLNARLIDNENFKWNAGAAWFINREEIVDLGGASSDITNGWFIGSPTRVIYDYEKTGIWQLDEADQAKAYGQKPGQIKVRDQNGDDQITASADRKVLGWRVPKWNGSFNSDFSYKGFDLSFQFFARIGQMFNYEYNSFYDPQGIENSSQQNYWTPENPSNDYPRPDASLSKTTQQNALYGNTLYYRDGSYVKLRAATLGYNIPQPVLEKLHMSSLRVYVQGKNLVTWSDIKDYDPERGGAITSPIPRVVLAGISLGF; encoded by the coding sequence ATGAAGCACGGTTTATTACTACCTGCCATTCTATTGTGCGCAGCCGCTCCGGCTTGGGCCCAACAGACCCGGCAACTTTCAGGGCAAGTGCTGGATGCCACCACCGGCGAGGGCCTAGCTGGTGTTACGGTGCTAGTGAAAGGCACCACCAATGGGGCATCCACCAACGCCGACGGTCAATTCACGCTGAGTGTACCCACCACGGGGGAGGTACAGATTACGGTCAGCTATATCGGCTACGTGACGCAGACAGTGACGGCCAAAGACCAGAGCAACCTGAAAATCAGGCTGGCCGGCGATACCAAGGCGCTAGATGAAGTAGTGGTTATCGGCTACGGCCAAGTGAAGAAAAGCGACGTAACCGGCGCCATTGTGTCGGTGAAAGAAGAAGACATCAAAAAGGCACCGGCGGCCAACGTCATGGAATCGTTGCAGGGGCGGCTGCCAGGCGTCGACATCGCCCGGACCAATGGCTCGGCCACGTCCGGCGTGAGCGTGACGGTACGAGGCAACCGCTCACTCACGGCCAACAACGGCCCGCTGTTCATTGTCGATGGGGTACAGTACAACTCCATTCAGGACATCAACCCCAACGACATTCAGTCGATGGAGGTGTTGAAAGACGCGGCTTCTACGGCCGTTTATGGTTCGCGCGGGGCCAATGGTGTTATCATCGTCACCACCAAGCGCGGCACCTCGGGCCAGCCGCGGGTTACCATCAATTCTTACTACGGCCAAACTGACGTTGCCAACTACCCCAAGGTAAGCAACGCCGAGCAGTACGTGGCACAAAAGCGCGAAGCCAATCGCACGACGGGTCTGTGGAATAGCACGGCGGACGATTCCAAAATTTTCACGCCTTACGAACTCGAATCCATTGCCAACGGGGTTTCCACTGACTGGATGGATTTACTGCTGCGGAAAGGCATCCAGCAGGAGCACCAGATCGGCCTGTCGGGCGGCTCCGAAAAAACCAAGTTCTATACCTCGTTCGACTACTTCAACGAGCAGGGCCTGTTCAAGCTGGACGACCTTAACCGCTACTCCATCCGCTTTAACATCGACCAGGAGATCAACAAGAAAATCACTATTGGTCTGCAAAGCCAACTGACGTATTACAACCAGAGCGTTCGGCGCGACCCCACCAACCAGGCCAACAAAATCAACCCGTTGCTCACGCCCTATGACGCAAACGGCGACATTGCCATTTTCCCCAACAGCGGCAACTTCATCAACCCCATCATTGATGAGGTGAATGGCAACTACGAGAACAACACGCGTACCACGCGCACGTTCACGACGGGTTATGCGAGCTACCAGATTCTGCCGAGCCTGAACATTCGCTCTAATTTGGGTTTGACGCTATCCAATGCCCGCACGGGTGTTTATTTGGGCAGCAACACCTTGGACCGCAACGGTTCAGTGCCGCAGTCGTCGTATGGTACGCAGTTCATCACCAACTGGAGCTGGGAAAACATCATCAACTACAACAAGACGTTCGGCGACCATTCCATTACCGCCACCGGCGTCACGTCGTTGCTTACCTTCAACACCGAGAATTCCAACGCGCAAGGCCGTAACCAGCTGCTGGCTTCGCAGCTCTACTACAACCTAGCCAACGCCAACCAGCAGATTGGTATCAACAGCGGCTACGAGGACAGCAAGCTGATTTCGTTTACGGGCCGCGTGCAGTACGGCTACAAAGGGCGCTACCTGCTCACGCTCACGGGCCGCGGCGACGGTTCCTCGAAGCTGGCGGCGGGAAATAAGTGGGCCATCTTCCCGTCGGCGGCCGCCGCGTGGCGCATCATCGACGAGGAATTCATGAAGAGCATTAGCACCTTCACCGACTTGAAGCTGCGCGCAAGCTATGGTCGGGCCGGCAACTACGACGTGCCCGTGTACTCGTCGCAGTCGTTGCTGACGCGTATTCCGTTTGGCTATGGCGAAACCAGTGCTCCGGGTTACACCTTCGCTAACCGCATCGGTAACCCCAACTTAGGATGGGAATTGTCAACGACCACCAACATCGGGTTAGACTTCGGCCTGTTCGACAACCGTCTCTCGGGCTCGATTGACGTGTACGACACGAAAACCAGCGACTTGCTGCTCGACCGGTTCTTGCCACTCAGCTCGGGCGTGTCCATCATCACGCAGAACATCGGCAAAACGCGCAACAAGGGTGTGGAAGTGGGCTTGAATGCGCGCCTGATCGACAACGAAAACTTCAAGTGGAACGCGGGTGCCGCGTGGTTTATCAACCGCGAGGAGATTGTGGACTTGGGCGGTGCCAGCAGCGACATCACCAATGGCTGGTTTATCGGCTCGCCCACTCGCGTGATCTACGACTACGAGAAAACGGGTATCTGGCAGTTGGATGAAGCCGACCAAGCCAAAGCGTATGGGCAGAAGCCCGGTCAGATCAAGGTGCGCGACCAAAACGGCGACGACCAGATTACGGCCAGCGCCGACCGCAAAGTACTGGGCTGGCGCGTGCCGAAGTGGAACGGTAGCTTCAACAGCGACTTCAGCTACAAAGGCTTCGATTTGTCGTTCCAGTTCTTCGCCCGCATCGGCCAGATGTTCAACTATGAGTACAACAGCTTCTACGACCCCCAGGGCATCGAGAACAGCTCGCAGCAGAACTACTGGACGCCCGAGAATCCCTCAAACGACTATCCGCGGCCGGATGCTAGCTTATCGAAAACCACGCAGCAAAACGCCTTGTACGGCAACACGCTATACTACCGCGACGGCTCATACGTGAAGCTACGTGCCGCCACGCTGGGCTACAACATTCCCCAGCCGGTACTGGAAAAGCTGCACATGTCGTCGTTGCGGGTGTATGTGCAAGGCAAGAACCTGGTGACGTGGAGCGACATCAAAGACTATGATCCGGAGCGCGGTGGCGCCATCACGTCGCCGATTCCACGGGTGGTGTTGGCCGGTATCAGCTTAGGTTTCTAA
- a CDS encoding RagB/SusD family nutrient uptake outer membrane protein yields MKFSTIKLVLTAGVLTLTLPACEKQLEEYNPSGLTAETVYTTPAGFETLVNAAYSHTRWWYGKEDGFSASEMGTDLWLRGGGDVNPDLTDYTTLQGSSRALESLWGKLYAAVNLCNAGINRIGQSGMTDAQKKTREGELRFLRAFYYWHIVETWGGVHFTTEETTSVQTTANRTPVETFYNQIFEDLNIAVANLPNTTTEYGRVTKPAAEAFLAKMHLTRGQNKEAADLAEKVISGYNFALQARYADLWSMTNLENREVVWAVNYSKELSLNDRRDDVLYPDGHPRGGNNGHLLWMMKYDDRPGMVRDIANGRPFNRFMPSRYLLDLFDETKDSRYAASFRTLWLANTVVAGKLAVNDTAIIATKKVIPAARRTNKNYFVVDRNDIYNPNGTGKNRLQYVCLRKFDDPTRPTIAEEQSARDAYVIRLADVYLMAAEANFKLGNLSKAVTQINAVRERAAVSGKVADMRITASNLSLDFILDERARELAGEQLRWFDLKRTGKLLERVRAHNPEAGAATGIKDFHTVRPIPQRQLDAITNKSEFVQNPDYR; encoded by the coding sequence ATGAAATTCTCGACTATTAAACTTGTGCTGACGGCCGGGGTGCTTACACTGACGCTCCCTGCCTGCGAAAAGCAGCTAGAAGAATACAACCCCTCCGGCCTCACGGCCGAAACCGTGTATACCACGCCCGCCGGCTTCGAAACCCTCGTGAATGCGGCGTACTCGCACACCCGCTGGTGGTACGGCAAAGAGGACGGCTTCAGTGCCTCCGAAATGGGTACCGACCTCTGGCTGCGCGGCGGCGGCGACGTAAACCCCGACCTGACCGATTACACCACGCTGCAAGGCAGCTCCCGCGCCCTCGAAAGCCTATGGGGAAAGTTGTATGCGGCCGTTAACCTCTGCAATGCGGGCATCAACCGCATCGGGCAGTCGGGCATGACGGACGCGCAGAAGAAAACACGCGAAGGCGAATTACGCTTCCTGCGAGCCTTCTACTACTGGCATATTGTGGAAACCTGGGGTGGGGTACACTTCACCACCGAGGAAACGACCAGCGTGCAAACCACGGCTAACCGCACGCCAGTTGAAACCTTCTACAATCAAATTTTCGAAGACCTGAACATTGCAGTAGCCAACCTGCCTAACACCACCACGGAATACGGTCGGGTGACGAAGCCCGCCGCCGAGGCCTTCCTGGCTAAAATGCACCTGACCCGCGGCCAGAACAAGGAAGCCGCCGACTTGGCTGAAAAAGTAATTTCCGGCTACAACTTTGCCCTGCAAGCCCGCTACGCCGATTTGTGGTCGATGACCAACCTTGAGAACAGGGAAGTGGTGTGGGCCGTCAACTACTCGAAAGAGTTGAGCTTAAATGACCGGCGTGATGATGTTTTGTACCCTGATGGGCACCCACGGGGGGGCAACAACGGCCACTTGCTCTGGATGATGAAGTATGATGACCGACCCGGTATGGTCCGCGACATTGCCAACGGCCGCCCGTTCAACCGTTTTATGCCTAGCCGGTACCTGCTCGACCTTTTCGACGAAACCAAGGACTCGCGCTACGCAGCCTCCTTCCGAACACTGTGGTTGGCCAATACCGTTGTGGCAGGTAAGCTAGCTGTTAACGATACGGCCATCATAGCAACGAAAAAGGTGATTCCCGCTGCTAGGCGTACGAACAAGAACTATTTTGTTGTCGACCGCAACGACATTTATAACCCCAACGGCACCGGCAAAAACCGGCTGCAGTATGTGTGCCTGCGCAAGTTCGACGATCCTACCCGTCCGACCATTGCGGAAGAGCAAAGTGCCCGCGACGCGTACGTTATCCGCTTGGCCGACGTGTATCTGATGGCGGCCGAAGCGAACTTCAAGCTCGGCAACCTGTCAAAGGCTGTCACCCAAATCAACGCAGTGCGGGAACGGGCTGCTGTGTCCGGCAAGGTAGCCGACATGCGCATCACGGCCTCTAATTTGAGTTTGGACTTCATCTTGGATGAGCGGGCGCGGGAACTGGCGGGCGAGCAACTGCGCTGGTTCGATCTTAAGCGCACTGGCAAGCTGCTTGAACGGGTACGGGCCCACAACCCCGAAGCCGGAGCCGCTACTGGCATCAAGGATTTCCACACGGTGCGCCCCATTCCGCAACGGCAGTTGGATGCCATTACCAACAAAAGCGAGTTTGTGCAGAACCCTGACTACCGCTAA
- a CDS encoding glycosyl hydrolase family 28 protein — translation MKQLTFCFLALLAFVAFAFRPAAEAPVQIFLVGDSTMSNKPLDKAERGWGMYFQQYFDAGTVVHNHAMNGRSTRNFRTEGRWAKVLEQVKPGDWVFIQFGHNDQKTEDTSRFAAPQTDYRKNLTRYVQEARAKGANPVLLTPVGRRYFDEAGKRKDDHGEYPAVVREVAKAQKTPLIDLHETSWAMYSQLGDKGSQQLFWSYQNGANAPKLDNTHFSAYGAERVAQLVAQDVKKLNLGIASHLRPMTFAGKYTFDLPVVLQPYFNKDTFNIVKYGAVADGQTLNTEAFRKAIEACSQKGGVVLVPRGLWLTGPIELKSNVNLHVQRGALVQFSNKLSDFKLIKTNWEGVDAVRNQSPISGYDLENIAITGEGVFDGAGDAWRMVKKEKLSEGQWQKLVKSGGVLDAKGAVWYPTAQSLKGSTTEKPGILQAGKDIADFADIKDFLRPNMLSLQRCKQILLEGFTIQNSPAWTIHPLLCDNITLRNVTARNPWYGQNTDALDLESCRNGIVENCTFDVGDDGICIKSGRDEQGRKRGVPTENFIIRDTKVYHAHGGFVIGSEMSGGARNLYVTNCTFIGTDVGLRFKTARGRGGVVENIFVDGVDMTDIAGEAILFDMYYAAKDPVQVTGEAFSIPEIKAEPLGEGTPQFRGFRIKNVTCKGAATGILVRGLPEMNVKDVEIENAVLESKKGLVCQEASGIRLKNVSLFSEDTKPVLEVQNSQNITLDNIRYANGADLLLRVTGDRSKAVKLVNTNTKAAKKDVEIGQKVAKKAVTVSSR, via the coding sequence ATGAAACAACTCACCTTTTGCTTTCTCGCGCTTCTCGCGTTTGTTGCCTTCGCTTTCCGGCCCGCTGCTGAAGCACCCGTACAGATTTTTTTGGTGGGCGACTCCACCATGTCCAACAAACCCCTAGACAAAGCCGAACGCGGCTGGGGCATGTACTTTCAGCAGTATTTCGATGCGGGCACTGTGGTGCACAACCACGCAATGAATGGCCGCAGCACCCGCAACTTCCGCACCGAAGGCCGTTGGGCCAAAGTGCTGGAGCAAGTGAAGCCCGGCGACTGGGTATTCATTCAGTTTGGCCACAACGACCAGAAAACCGAAGACACTTCCCGCTTCGCCGCTCCCCAAACCGACTACCGCAAGAACCTAACCCGCTACGTGCAGGAAGCTCGCGCCAAAGGAGCCAATCCGGTATTGCTCACGCCCGTAGGCCGGCGGTATTTTGATGAGGCGGGCAAGCGCAAAGACGACCACGGCGAATACCCAGCCGTGGTGCGAGAAGTAGCTAAGGCGCAGAAAACACCCCTCATCGACTTGCATGAAACCAGCTGGGCCATGTACAGCCAGCTTGGCGATAAAGGCAGCCAGCAACTGTTCTGGAGCTACCAGAACGGTGCCAACGCGCCCAAGCTCGACAACACGCACTTCTCGGCCTATGGTGCCGAGCGGGTAGCGCAGTTGGTAGCGCAGGATGTAAAGAAACTCAACCTCGGCATCGCCAGCCACTTGCGCCCAATGACCTTCGCGGGCAAGTATACCTTCGACCTGCCAGTGGTGCTCCAGCCGTATTTCAACAAGGATACCTTCAACATTGTGAAGTACGGCGCCGTGGCCGATGGCCAGACCCTGAATACCGAGGCGTTCCGCAAAGCCATTGAGGCCTGCAGCCAGAAAGGCGGTGTGGTGCTAGTGCCGCGCGGCTTGTGGCTCACCGGGCCAATAGAGTTGAAAAGCAACGTCAATCTGCACGTGCAGCGCGGGGCACTGGTGCAGTTTAGCAACAAGCTGTCGGACTTCAAGCTGATAAAAACCAACTGGGAGGGCGTGGATGCCGTGCGCAACCAGTCGCCCATTTCCGGCTACGACCTGGAAAATATTGCCATTACCGGTGAAGGTGTATTCGATGGCGCCGGCGACGCGTGGCGCATGGTGAAAAAGGAAAAACTCAGCGAAGGCCAGTGGCAAAAGCTGGTGAAGTCGGGGGGAGTGCTGGACGCCAAAGGAGCCGTGTGGTACCCTACAGCGCAGTCGTTGAAGGGCTCCACCACCGAGAAGCCCGGTATTCTGCAAGCCGGCAAAGACATTGCTGACTTCGCCGACATCAAGGACTTCTTGCGGCCCAACATGCTTAGCCTGCAGCGCTGCAAGCAAATTCTGCTCGAAGGGTTCACCATCCAAAACTCGCCCGCCTGGACCATTCACCCGCTGCTCTGCGACAACATTACGCTACGCAACGTAACGGCCCGCAACCCCTGGTACGGCCAGAACACCGATGCCCTCGATCTGGAATCTTGCCGCAATGGCATCGTAGAAAACTGCACCTTCGACGTAGGTGACGACGGCATCTGTATCAAGTCGGGCCGCGACGAGCAGGGGCGCAAGCGCGGTGTGCCCACCGAGAACTTTATCATTCGCGACACGAAAGTGTACCACGCCCACGGCGGCTTCGTGATTGGCAGCGAGATGTCGGGAGGCGCCCGCAACCTGTACGTAACCAACTGCACCTTCATCGGTACCGATGTGGGCCTGCGCTTCAAAACGGCCCGCGGCCGCGGCGGCGTGGTGGAGAACATCTTCGTGGACGGCGTTGACATGACAGATATTGCCGGCGAAGCCATCCTGTTCGACATGTACTACGCTGCCAAAGATCCGGTGCAAGTAACGGGTGAGGCGTTTTCTATTCCGGAAATCAAAGCTGAGCCGTTAGGTGAAGGGACTCCCCAGTTCCGGGGCTTCCGCATCAAAAACGTGACTTGCAAAGGTGCCGCGACCGGTATTCTGGTGCGCGGTCTGCCGGAAATGAACGTGAAAGATGTGGAAATTGAAAACGCCGTACTGGAAAGCAAAAAGGGGCTGGTGTGCCAAGAAGCCAGCGGCATCCGCCTGAAAAACGTGTCGCTGTTTTCTGAGGATACCAAGCCCGTATTGGAAGTTCAGAACAGCCAGAACATCACCCTCGACAACATCCGCTACGCCAACGGCGCCGATCTGCTGCTCCGCGTAACCGGCGACCGGAGCAAGGCCGTTAAACTCGTCAACACCAACACCAAGGCGGCAAAAAAGGACGTGGAAATAGGCCAGAAAGTAGCCAAGAAAGCGGTGACGGTGTCGAGCAGGTAG
- a CDS encoding glycoside hydrolase family 88 protein, whose product MSLRRFFSAGFLLASLSTTAQTAAKPATGPAMSQRMADAFISWHPDSILIGTRKTARWDYEQGLMMKALERVWERTGDARYFKYIQKDLDQFVQQDGSIRTYKVEDYNLDNLTTGHALLLLSQLSLGSQATQQKYVKAAQLLRKQLDGQPRTKAGGFWHKKIYPNQMWLDGLYMAEPFYAEYSKLFNQPAGFDDVAKQFALIEKNLVDPKTGLLYHGYDESKEQKWANKTTGQSPNFWDRGMGWYAMALVDVLDYFPANHPQRAQLIKDVQRLAPVLAKYQDPKTGTWSLVVDQATRKGNYAEASGSSMFVYALAKGVRMGYLDNKYAAVAKKGYDGLLKTFVATEGNNALAFNGTVSVGGLGGNPYRDGSFEYYLSEPLRKNDLKGVGPFILASVEMEIAAENAVGKGKTVALDNYFNHEVRKNNLSGEQEAWHYTWEERTHGGFYLWGNQFRELGAKIVTVPTAPTAASLKGANVYIIVDPDSKKESPQPNFVKPADVQAVTDWVKAGGTLVLMANDTSNCEIPRFNTLAQAFGITFTNTSMNMVKGDQFEQGLVKFPAGNQVFKTAKTAYVKELSVLDLKGSAKPLVSTGSSVIMATAKLGKGTVFAIGDPWLYNEYTDGRKIPDTFDNFEAGKDLATWLLQQSGR is encoded by the coding sequence ATGTCCCTTCGTCGCTTCTTTTCCGCTGGCTTTTTGCTGGCCTCTCTGAGTACTACCGCACAAACAGCCGCCAAGCCCGCCACCGGCCCGGCTATGTCGCAGCGCATGGCCGACGCGTTCATCAGCTGGCACCCCGATTCCATTCTGATTGGCACGCGCAAAACCGCCCGTTGGGACTACGAACAGGGGCTGATGATGAAGGCCCTGGAGCGCGTGTGGGAGCGTACCGGCGACGCCCGCTACTTCAAGTACATTCAAAAAGACCTCGACCAATTTGTGCAGCAAGATGGCAGCATCCGCACGTACAAGGTGGAAGACTACAACCTGGATAACTTAACTACCGGCCACGCGCTGCTGTTGCTCAGTCAGTTGTCGTTGGGCAGCCAAGCCACGCAGCAGAAATACGTGAAAGCCGCGCAGCTACTGCGCAAGCAGCTTGACGGGCAGCCCCGTACCAAGGCCGGCGGCTTCTGGCACAAGAAAATATACCCCAACCAGATGTGGCTCGATGGCCTGTACATGGCTGAGCCATTCTATGCTGAATACAGCAAGCTATTCAATCAGCCCGCTGGTTTTGATGACGTAGCCAAGCAGTTTGCGCTCATCGAGAAGAACCTTGTCGACCCCAAAACCGGGCTGCTCTACCACGGCTACGACGAAAGCAAAGAGCAGAAATGGGCCAACAAAACCACCGGTCAGTCGCCCAACTTCTGGGACCGGGGCATGGGCTGGTACGCCATGGCGCTGGTAGACGTGCTCGACTATTTTCCCGCCAACCATCCACAACGCGCACAGCTCATCAAAGACGTGCAACGCTTGGCCCCCGTGCTTGCCAAATATCAGGACCCCAAAACGGGCACGTGGTCGTTGGTGGTGGACCAAGCTACTCGTAAGGGCAACTACGCCGAAGCATCGGGCAGTAGCATGTTTGTGTACGCGCTGGCTAAGGGCGTGCGCATGGGCTACCTGGACAACAAGTATGCGGCCGTTGCCAAGAAAGGCTATGATGGATTGTTGAAAACCTTCGTGGCGACGGAAGGCAATAACGCCCTGGCTTTCAATGGTACCGTAAGCGTAGGCGGCCTCGGCGGCAACCCCTACCGCGACGGTAGTTTCGAGTATTACTTGAGCGAGCCGTTGCGCAAAAACGACCTGAAAGGAGTTGGGCCGTTCATCTTGGCCAGCGTGGAAATGGAAATTGCCGCAGAAAACGCGGTAGGCAAAGGCAAAACCGTAGCCCTTGATAATTACTTCAACCACGAAGTCCGCAAAAACAACCTGAGCGGAGAACAGGAAGCCTGGCACTACACCTGGGAAGAGCGCACACATGGCGGCTTCTACCTCTGGGGCAATCAGTTTCGGGAATTGGGCGCCAAAATCGTGACGGTACCCACCGCACCCACCGCTGCCTCGTTGAAAGGGGCGAATGTATACATCATCGTGGATCCGGACAGCAAGAAGGAGTCGCCGCAGCCGAACTTTGTGAAGCCTGCCGATGTGCAGGCCGTAACGGACTGGGTGAAGGCTGGCGGTACCCTCGTGCTCATGGCCAATGATACGTCGAACTGCGAGATTCCGCGCTTCAACACGCTGGCCCAAGCCTTCGGTATCACGTTCACCAATACCAGCATGAACATGGTGAAAGGCGACCAGTTCGAGCAGGGGTTGGTAAAATTCCCGGCGGGCAACCAAGTGTTCAAAACGGCCAAAACTGCTTACGTGAAAGAGTTGTCGGTACTGGACTTGAAAGGTTCGGCAAAGCCGTTGGTGAGCACGGGTAGTAGCGTGATTATGGCCACTGCCAAGCTTGGCAAAGGAACGGTGTTTGCCATCGGCGACCCGTGGCTGTACAACGAATACACCGACGGCCGCAAAATCCCAGATACCTTCGACAACTTCGAAGCCGGTAAAGACCTGGCAACTTGGCTGCTGCAACAGTCAGGGCGCTAA
- a CDS encoding LacI family DNA-binding transcriptional regulator yields the protein METFTIKDIARELNLSTSTVSRALRGSYEINPETKRLVMECAERLNYRPNPIALSLKGSSSRAIGVIVPQIANYFFSQAINGIEAIAYNRGYHVIIFQSQESYEREMANVNQAMSRKVDGLLISLSSETSDVAHLRDVIDKNVPVVLFDRVSAELNVTQVVADNFGGAFAATEHLIQSGRRRIAHLTIQPWLSITQERLAGYRAALEKHGLEFDENLIRYGTFGPDEVGPMVDELMALDPTPDAFFTASDRLAVGCLKALHQRHLAIPEDVSLIGFTNLNVADLLSPSLSTVVQPAQEIGQVAAERLIDLIENKLRAKPVDTVKIPTELIVRHSTNLTEHAEHVGVARTL from the coding sequence TTGGAAACATTCACTATAAAGGACATTGCTCGCGAGTTAAACCTTTCCACTTCTACCGTGTCCCGCGCTTTGCGGGGCAGCTACGAAATCAACCCGGAAACCAAGCGGCTGGTAATGGAATGTGCGGAGCGGCTCAACTACCGCCCCAACCCGATTGCGCTCAGCTTGAAAGGCAGTTCCAGCCGCGCAATCGGAGTGATTGTGCCCCAAATTGCCAACTATTTCTTTTCGCAGGCCATTAATGGCATAGAGGCTATTGCGTATAACCGCGGCTACCACGTTATCATCTTCCAAAGTCAGGAATCCTACGAGCGGGAAATGGCCAACGTGAACCAAGCCATGTCGCGCAAGGTGGATGGGTTGCTGATTTCGCTTTCCAGCGAAACTTCCGATGTAGCTCATCTGCGCGACGTAATCGACAAGAACGTACCCGTAGTACTCTTCGACCGGGTGTCGGCGGAGCTGAACGTCACGCAGGTGGTAGCCGACAATTTCGGCGGGGCCTTTGCCGCCACCGAGCACCTAATTCAATCGGGGCGGCGGCGCATTGCGCACCTCACCATTCAGCCGTGGCTGAGCATCACGCAGGAGCGGTTGGCTGGCTACCGGGCCGCTTTGGAAAAGCACGGGCTGGAGTTCGACGAGAATTTGATCCGCTACGGCACTTTCGGGCCCGATGAAGTTGGCCCGATGGTAGACGAGCTAATGGCCCTCGACCCTACCCCAGATGCCTTCTTCACCGCCTCCGACCGGCTGGCCGTGGGCTGCCTCAAAGCGCTGCACCAGCGCCATCTGGCTATTCCCGAGGATGTGTCGCTCATCGGGTTCACCAACCTGAACGTGGCCGATTTGCTTTCCCCTTCCTTAAGTACGGTGGTACAGCCCGCCCAGGAAATAGGACAGGTGGCCGCCGAAAGACTGATTGATTTAATTGAAAACAAGCTACGCGCCAAGCCAGTTGACACCGTTAAGATACCCACTGAGCTTATCGTCCGGCACTCCACAAACCTAACGGAGCACGCAGAGCACGTAGGCGTAGCCCGAACCCTATAA